From Flavobacterium alkalisoli, the proteins below share one genomic window:
- the def gene encoding peptide deformylase, giving the protein MVLPIIGYGDPVLRKKCVDVAQDDPNLKQIVADMYETMYNAYGVGLAAPQVGLGIRIFVVDASPFADDDELSKEEQEQLSNFKKTFINPTILKEEGEEWGFNEGCLSIPEVREDVYRHERITIEYYDEDFNKHTDVFDGLAARVIQHEYDHIEGILFTDRISSLKKRLIQKKLQNIMEGKTRPDYKMKFVAKKGR; this is encoded by the coding sequence ATGGTATTACCGATTATAGGATATGGCGATCCGGTTTTAAGGAAAAAATGTGTTGATGTAGCTCAGGATGATCCAAACCTTAAGCAGATAGTTGCCGATATGTATGAGACTATGTATAATGCTTACGGAGTAGGGCTTGCAGCACCTCAGGTAGGGCTTGGTATAAGGATTTTTGTTGTTGATGCCAGTCCGTTTGCAGATGATGATGAGCTTTCTAAAGAGGAGCAGGAGCAATTAAGCAATTTCAAAAAAACATTTATAAACCCTACTATCCTTAAGGAAGAAGGAGAGGAGTGGGGCTTTAACGAAGGCTGTCTTAGTATTCCGGAAGTTCGTGAGGATGTATACCGTCACGAAAGAATTACAATAGAATACTATGACGAAGACTTTAATAAACATACTGATGTATTTGACGGACTTGCAGCCCGTGTAATACAACACGAGTATGACCATATTGAAGGTATACTTTTTACCGACAGGATTTCGTCGCTTAAAAAGAGACTTATTCAGAAAAAACTGCAAAATATAATGGAAGGCAAAACAAGACCTGATTATAAAATGAAATTTGTTGCCAAAAAAGGCAGATAA
- a CDS encoding DUF5606 family protein: protein MSIEKILSISGKPGLYALKLQTRTGFVAESLSDGKKVTVGLRSNVSLLSEISVYTYDGEVRLSEVFRAIATKEDNGPAISHKEDNATLTNYFREALPEFDEDRVYASDIKKILNWYNMLQAKGLVSKDEPAEQEAPAAEEVKSEE, encoded by the coding sequence ATGAGCATCGAAAAAATATTATCAATTTCAGGAAAACCGGGTTTATATGCCCTTAAATTACAAACACGTACAGGCTTTGTTGCCGAATCTCTATCAGACGGTAAAAAAGTAACTGTAGGTTTAAGAAGCAATGTTAGCCTTTTATCAGAGATATCTGTTTACACTTATGACGGAGAGGTTCGTTTAAGCGAAGTATTCAGAGCTATCGCTACTAAAGAAGACAACGGTCCTGCAATTTCTCATAAAGAGGATAACGCAACCCTTACTAATTACTTTAGGGAAGCGCTTCCTGAGTTTGATGAGGACAGAGTATATGCTTCAGATATCAAAAAAATACTTAACTGGTATAACATGCTTCAGGCTAAAGGTCTTGTTTCTAAAGATGAGCCTGCTGAACAGGAAGCTCCGGCTGCCGAAGAGGTTAAATCAGAAGAATAA
- a CDS encoding malate:quinone oxidoreductase has protein sequence MSTTIQYEPDVVLIGAGIMSATLGMFLKELMPEVKIDIYERLDVAAAESSDAWNNAGTGHSAFCELNYTPELSNGSIDTAKAVKIAEWFEVSKQFWAYLVEKDRITNPEDFVRSIPHMSFVWGEENVEYLRKRFEALQKFPIFKGMEFSTDRKTIESWMPLVMEGRDEKQPIAATNMKIGTDVNFGELTRDMFAWLSQQEGVNIYYGHDVKSMRRSGLGNGKWKLKIKNLETGDKFRQYTKFIFIGAGGGSLHLLEKADIPEGNGFGGFPVSGQWLKCVNEEVIKKHHAKVYGKASVGAPPMSVPHIDTRMINGKRELLFGPYAGFSTKFLKHGSYFDLPTSIKANNIGPMLAAGYHNMSLTKYLIEQVTQSKEDRLEALKEYLPDAKMEDWVLETAGQRVQVIKKDEEKGGKLEFGTEVINSADGSLAVLLGASPGASTAVSIMLDLMARCFPEEVASAEWQAKLKEMIPSYGQSLNNNEELLKEVREHSEKMLGLESLDEK, from the coding sequence ATGTCCACTACAATACAATACGAACCGGATGTGGTTCTTATTGGCGCAGGAATTATGAGCGCCACTCTTGGTATGTTCCTTAAAGAACTTATGCCGGAGGTCAAGATAGATATTTATGAAAGGCTGGATGTGGCAGCTGCCGAAAGTTCTGACGCATGGAACAATGCAGGAACGGGGCATTCTGCCTTTTGTGAACTAAATTATACCCCAGAGCTGTCTAACGGCTCTATAGATACTGCAAAAGCTGTAAAAATTGCCGAATGGTTTGAAGTATCAAAGCAATTTTGGGCTTACCTGGTAGAAAAGGACAGAATTACTAACCCTGAGGATTTTGTGAGGAGTATTCCGCATATGAGCTTTGTTTGGGGTGAGGAAAATGTGGAGTACCTTAGAAAAAGGTTTGAAGCATTACAAAAATTCCCAATCTTTAAAGGGATGGAGTTTTCTACCGACAGGAAAACCATAGAATCATGGATGCCATTAGTAATGGAAGGCCGTGATGAAAAGCAGCCTATTGCCGCTACAAACATGAAGATAGGTACCGATGTGAACTTTGGTGAACTTACACGCGATATGTTTGCATGGCTGTCTCAGCAGGAAGGGGTAAACATATACTATGGCCACGATGTTAAGAGCATGAGACGTTCAGGTCTTGGCAACGGCAAGTGGAAACTAAAGATAAAGAACCTTGAAACGGGTGATAAATTTAGACAATACACCAAGTTTATATTTATTGGTGCAGGAGGAGGATCTCTTCACCTGTTAGAAAAAGCAGATATCCCTGAAGGAAATGGTTTTGGAGGTTTCCCTGTAAGCGGACAGTGGCTTAAATGTGTAAACGAAGAAGTAATTAAAAAGCACCACGCAAAAGTATACGGTAAGGCATCTGTAGGGGCACCGCCAATGTCGGTTCCTCACATTGATACCCGTATGATAAACGGTAAGAGAGAACTTTTATTCGGACCATATGCCGGTTTCAGCACTAAGTTCCTTAAGCATGGTTCTTATTTCGATTTACCTACTTCAATAAAAGCAAATAACATTGGCCCTATGCTTGCTGCGGGCTACCATAATATGTCGCTTACCAAGTACCTTATCGAGCAGGTAACACAATCTAAGGAAGACAGGCTTGAGGCATTAAAAGAATATCTTCCGGATGCAAAAATGGAAGACTGGGTTCTTGAAACTGCCGGACAGCGTGTACAGGTTATCAAGAAAGATGAGGAAAAAGGAGGTAAGCTTGAGTTTGGTACGGAGGTTATAAACAGTGCAGATGGTTCGCTTGCAGTGCTTTTAGGGGCATCTCCTGGAGCTTCTACAGCGGTTTCTATCATGCTGGACCTAATGGCACGTTGTTTCCCTGAAGAGGTAGCTTCTGCAGAATGGCAGGCTAAACTTAAAGAAATGATACCTTCTTACGGACAGTCGCTTAACAACAACGAAGAGCTGCTTAAAGAAGTAAGAGAACATTCAGAGAAGATGTTAGGGCTTGAAAGCCTTGATGAAAAATAG
- a CDS encoding FUSC family membrane protein: MIEKLRRFADSTNFTKAVIVTIASAMPLVILSQLGYFEYGIAVALGAFLTYPADIPSNLQHKVRGLLITTLIVSGCTLMVSLLHPIPWLFYPFAVAIIFFLSMISVYGQRATMVSFSGLLAVALSTGHLREGWDIPLYTGLSLAGGLIYTGISVLFKLVSPHRYTELQMVECLKLTAKYMKLRGDLWDKDADREGIIEKQLNLQVEINTIHESLREILIRNRSTAGSSNRNRKMLLVFISLVDILELALSTSFDHSKLQNKFSEHPKVLGTYQNLAYNLGASLKKIAKSIENRKKYISKHNLIEDLESVDKAITSYRDALNEEEASEGVWMLSNMLHYAEKQVEKIKIIERAFTTTINFKDIKERDKDLQKFLTPEYYPFRILKENLSMSSTIFRHSLRLTLTIIIGFIIGIVCSSVLKLQNPYWILLTIIVIMRPGYGLTKQRSLQRIIGTVVGGIIAFALLSVIKSTSVIAVLAITAMVLGLAFTSINYSIGATFVTIYVVFLYGMLTPNIREVIQYRVFDTAIGAALAFIANYFLWPAWEFLSLPMYIKKSIEANRDYLNQISVFYNEKGSVSTSYKLARKSAFVELGNLMSSYQRMIQEPKSKQKQVQQIYKLAVLNHTLLSSLASLGTYIQSHKTSKASKAFNVVVDAVIKNLDHAVTLLTIDMQAEAAHLSNKEELALRFIELKNLRARELKENYITDEQEFRLKMEEAHLIIEQLVWLNGLSEKIVKATKQLELNK, translated from the coding sequence ATGATCGAGAAACTAAGACGCTTTGCAGACAGCACTAATTTTACTAAAGCAGTTATAGTAACCATAGCTTCGGCCATGCCGCTTGTTATACTTTCTCAGTTAGGTTATTTTGAATACGGTATTGCAGTGGCATTGGGTGCCTTCTTAACTTATCCTGCCGATATTCCCAGCAATTTACAGCACAAAGTAAGAGGATTACTTATTACAACCCTTATCGTATCGGGATGTACATTAATGGTAAGCCTTCTGCACCCTATACCCTGGTTATTTTATCCGTTTGCCGTAGCAATTATTTTTTTCCTGTCGATGATTTCAGTTTACGGACAAAGAGCCACTATGGTATCTTTCTCAGGATTACTGGCTGTTGCACTATCTACGGGGCACTTGCGTGAAGGTTGGGACATCCCCCTTTATACAGGGTTATCACTAGCCGGAGGACTTATATATACGGGTATATCCGTTTTATTTAAATTGGTAAGTCCGCACCGCTATACCGAACTACAAATGGTAGAATGCCTTAAGCTTACCGCTAAATACATGAAACTTCGCGGAGACCTTTGGGACAAGGACGCCGACAGGGAAGGTATAATAGAAAAACAGCTTAACCTGCAGGTCGAGATAAACACCATACACGAAAGCCTTAGGGAAATACTTATCCGTAACCGTTCTACGGCGGGTAGCTCTAACCGTAACCGTAAAATGTTACTGGTTTTTATTTCTTTGGTCGATATATTAGAGTTAGCACTTTCTACCTCGTTTGACCACAGTAAACTGCAAAATAAATTCAGTGAGCATCCCAAAGTACTGGGTACTTACCAAAACCTTGCCTACAATCTAGGTGCATCACTTAAAAAGATTGCCAAAAGCATAGAAAACAGAAAGAAATATATTTCCAAACACAACCTTATAGAAGATTTGGAAAGCGTAGACAAGGCTATAACATCTTATCGTGACGCACTGAATGAGGAAGAAGCTTCCGAAGGAGTGTGGATGTTATCTAACATGCTGCATTATGCCGAAAAGCAGGTAGAGAAAATCAAGATAATAGAACGTGCCTTTACCACAACCATAAACTTTAAGGATATAAAAGAAAGGGATAAGGACCTTCAAAAATTCCTTACCCCCGAATATTACCCTTTCAGGATACTAAAAGAAAACCTGAGCATGTCGTCTACAATATTCAGGCATTCACTAAGGTTAACCCTTACCATAATAATAGGCTTTATAATAGGTATTGTATGCAGTTCTGTACTTAAGTTGCAAAACCCTTACTGGATACTGCTTACCATTATAGTAATTATGCGTCCCGGGTATGGCCTTACCAAACAGCGTTCCCTCCAAAGGATTATAGGTACGGTTGTAGGCGGTATAATAGCTTTTGCCCTACTTAGTGTAATTAAGAGTACATCTGTAATTGCTGTACTGGCTATTACCGCTATGGTACTTGGGCTTGCCTTTACCTCTATCAATTATAGTATTGGGGCAACCTTTGTAACCATATACGTGGTATTCCTGTACGGCATGCTTACTCCTAACATTAGGGAAGTAATACAGTACAGGGTGTTTGATACTGCCATAGGGGCAGCACTAGCCTTTATAGCCAACTATTTCCTTTGGCCGGCATGGGAGTTTTTAAGCCTGCCTATGTACATCAAGAAATCTATTGAGGCCAACAGGGATTACCTTAACCAGATATCTGTTTTCTATAATGAAAAGGGAAGCGTATCTACCTCTTATAAACTTGCCAGAAAAAGCGCCTTTGTAGAGTTAGGAAACCTTATGTCGTCTTACCAGAGGATGATACAAGAGCCTAAATCCAAACAAAAACAGGTACAGCAGATATACAAACTGGCGGTACTTAACCACACCCTGTTATCATCACTGGCATCGTTAGGTACTTATATACAATCACACAAAACCTCTAAGGCTTCCAAAGCCTTTAACGTAGTGGTAGATGCGGTTATTAAAAACCTTGATCATGCAGTAACACTTTTAACGATAGATATGCAGGCAGAAGCAGCGCACCTTTCTAATAAGGAAGAACTGGCATTACGTTTTATAGAACTGAAAAACCTGAGGGCACGTGAGCTAAAGGAAAACTATATTACTGATGAGCAGGAGTTCCGCCTTAAAATGGAAGAAGCCCACCTAATAATTGAGCAACTGGTATGGCTCAACGGATTATCGGAAAAAATTGTGAAGGCAACAAAACAGCTGGAACTTAACAAATAA
- the ruvX gene encoding Holliday junction resolvase RuvX: MPRVLAIDYGQKRTGIAVTDEMQIIASGLTTVDTPKLMDFLKDYFAKENVGKVLVGEPKQMNNEPSQSAAMIDDFVEKFKLQFPDMELERADERFTSKMAFQTMIDSGLKKKQRQNKSLIDEISATILLQDYLVRKKI; the protein is encoded by the coding sequence ATGCCAAGAGTATTAGCGATAGATTACGGTCAAAAAAGAACAGGTATAGCGGTAACCGATGAAATGCAGATTATAGCATCGGGATTAACTACTGTAGATACCCCAAAACTAATGGACTTTTTAAAAGATTATTTTGCTAAGGAAAATGTAGGAAAAGTTCTTGTTGGAGAGCCAAAACAAATGAATAACGAGCCTTCGCAAAGTGCGGCCATGATAGACGATTTTGTGGAGAAATTTAAACTGCAATTTCCTGATATGGAATTAGAAAGGGCTGACGAACGCTTTACAAGCAAAATGGCCTTTCAAACCATGATAGACAGTGGTCTTAAAAAGAAGCAACGTCAAAATAAATCTTTAATTGATGAGATTTCCGCAACAATTTTGCTTCAGGATTATTTAGTGAGAAAAAAAATATAA
- a CDS encoding class I SAM-dependent methyltransferase, which yields MKDNFSTQAGQYAKFRPSYPQEMIEYIVSQVKNRELALDVATGNGQVAALLSGYFTKVFANDISQKQLDNAAKKENIIYSVSSAEKTEFDDNSFDLITVAQAIHWFDFDAFYKEVYRILKPDGIFAVMGYGLLYTNAEADKILRHFYEDITGPYWDPERRYLDENYTTIPFPFNEQEIPRFVNEFTWEFEQLTGYLETWSAVQHYIKEHNTNPVDIIRDELKEVWEKGDRKVYFPLLLRVGQLK from the coding sequence ATGAAAGACAATTTTTCAACTCAGGCAGGGCAGTATGCCAAATTTCGCCCTTCCTATCCGCAGGAAATGATAGAGTATATAGTATCGCAGGTTAAGAACAGGGAGCTTGCACTTGACGTAGCCACCGGAAACGGACAGGTAGCAGCCCTGCTTTCAGGGTATTTTACAAAAGTATTTGCTAATGATATTAGCCAAAAGCAACTTGATAATGCCGCCAAAAAAGAAAATATAATTTACAGTGTAAGTTCTGCTGAAAAAACGGAGTTTGATGATAATAGTTTCGATCTTATAACTGTTGCACAGGCTATACACTGGTTTGATTTTGATGCTTTTTACAAAGAGGTGTATCGCATATTAAAGCCTGACGGTATTTTTGCGGTAATGGGTTACGGACTGCTGTATACCAATGCAGAAGCCGATAAGATACTCCGACATTTTTACGAAGATATAACCGGACCGTATTGGGATCCTGAGCGACGTTATCTTGATGAAAACTACACAACGATACCTTTTCCCTTTAATGAGCAGGAAATCCCTCGGTTTGTAAATGAGTTTACCTGGGAGTTTGAGCAGCTTACAGGGTATTTGGAAACATGGTCGGCAGTGCAGCATTATATTAAAGAGCATAATACAAATCCTGTTGATATTATAAGGGATGAGCTCAAAGAAGTTTGGGAAAAAGGAGATAGAAAGGTTTATTTTCCTTTACTGTTAAGGGTAGGGCAATTAAAATGA
- the mazG gene encoding nucleoside triphosphate pyrophosphohydrolase, whose amino-acid sequence MNTRQQQLEAFNRLLDIMDDLREKCPWDKKQTLQSLRHLTIEETYELGDAILDNNLQEVKKELGDILLHIVFYAKIGSETGDFDIADVANEICEKLIYRHPHIYGDIKVENEEEVKQNWEKLKLKEGKKSVLEGVPKSLPALVKASRIQDKAKGVGFDWEEPEQVWEKVQEELQELHDEVQGSNQDKIESEFGDVLFSMINYARFLNVNPEDALERTNKKFIKRFTYLESKAGELGKSLADMTLAEMDVFWNEAKKL is encoded by the coding sequence ATGAATACAAGACAGCAGCAATTAGAGGCTTTTAACAGGTTACTGGATATAATGGACGATTTAAGGGAAAAGTGTCCCTGGGACAAAAAACAGACCCTGCAAAGCCTGCGCCATCTTACTATTGAAGAAACTTATGAACTGGGTGATGCTATTTTGGATAACAACCTTCAGGAGGTGAAAAAGGAACTTGGCGATATTTTGCTGCACATTGTATTTTATGCCAAAATAGGCAGTGAAACAGGTGATTTTGATATTGCTGATGTGGCTAATGAAATATGTGAAAAACTGATTTACCGCCATCCGCATATTTATGGTGATATAAAGGTGGAGAACGAAGAGGAGGTTAAGCAAAACTGGGAAAAGCTTAAGCTTAAGGAAGGAAAGAAGTCGGTACTGGAAGGCGTACCTAAAAGCCTGCCGGCACTTGTAAAGGCCAGCCGTATTCAGGATAAGGCAAAAGGAGTGGGATTTGACTGGGAAGAACCGGAACAGGTTTGGGAAAAAGTACAGGAAGAGCTACAGGAGCTCCATGATGAGGTACAGGGCAGCAATCAGGATAAGATTGAATCAGAATTTGGTGATGTGCTGTTCTCTATGATAAACTATGCCCGTTTTCTTAATGTTAATCCTGAAGATGCTTTGGAGCGCACCAATAAAAAATTTATAAAGCGTTTTACCTACCTGGAAAGTAAAGCCGGTGAGCTAGGTAAATCATTAGCCGATATGACCCTTGCCGAAATGGATGTGTTTTGGAATGAAGCCAAAAAGTTGTAA